One genomic region from Maridesulfovibrio ferrireducens encodes:
- a CDS encoding AAA family ATPase, which yields MNEHNELKQLKVIEMDAGNIFSGQPSKRMINGYSVASIYTPKSNPDYIYHDTMREIIVWLMNPSDPLYIFGPTGSGKTSLIKQLASKLNYPVFEVTGHSRLEFADLAGHLSLEKANMVFQYGPLSLAMKYGGLFLLNELDLLDPATASGLNSILDGSPLCIPENGSELIYPHPMFRFAATANTNGGIDESGLYQGTLKQNIAFMDRFWLCEVNYPEPQAEVQLLKKLASSLPEKLRTGMVDYANEVRKLFMGEDSNHAELGNSIEVTFSTRTLIRWADLTVRFQPLSQQGVQPITYALDRALGFRATRETRAMLHELAQRMFSGSERDIN from the coding sequence ATGAACGAACATAATGAATTAAAACAGCTTAAAGTAATCGAAATGGATGCAGGCAATATCTTCAGCGGACAACCTTCAAAGCGGATGATCAACGGTTATTCTGTGGCATCCATATATACCCCTAAATCAAATCCGGACTACATTTACCATGACACCATGCGTGAAATTATTGTCTGGTTAATGAATCCATCTGATCCGCTCTACATCTTTGGCCCCACGGGAAGTGGCAAGACAAGTCTTATCAAACAGTTAGCTTCTAAACTCAATTATCCCGTATTTGAGGTTACAGGTCATAGCCGCTTAGAGTTCGCTGACCTTGCCGGTCATTTGAGTCTCGAAAAAGCAAACATGGTGTTTCAATATGGCCCCCTCTCCCTTGCCATGAAATACGGTGGCTTATTCCTGCTCAATGAACTTGATTTACTTGACCCCGCGACAGCGTCTGGACTGAACAGCATCCTTGACGGTTCTCCCTTATGCATTCCTGAAAATGGAAGTGAACTGATTTATCCGCATCCAATGTTTCGCTTTGCCGCTACAGCTAATACGAATGGCGGAATTGATGAATCGGGATTGTATCAAGGAACACTCAAACAAAACATAGCGTTTATGGACAGATTTTGGCTATGCGAAGTCAATTATCCTGAACCTCAAGCCGAGGTCCAATTACTTAAAAAGCTTGCATCCAGTCTTCCCGAAAAGCTGAGGACCGGCATGGTTGACTATGCCAATGAAGTTCGAAAGCTATTTATGGGAGAAGATTCTAATCATGCAGAATTAGGAAATTCCATTGAAGTAACCTTTTCCACACGAACATTAATACGATGGGCTGATCTCACAGTAAGATTTCAGCCACTTAGCCAACAGGGAGTGCAACCTATTACGTATGCACTGGATAGAGCTCTTGGATTCCGTGCGACTCGGGAGACTCGCGCAATGCTTCATGAACTAGCTCAGCGAATGTTTTCAGGATCAGAGCGTGACATAAATTAA
- a CDS encoding ERF family protein codes for MNSTDLCSPEITELAKAMIQVQQSLNPALKDQVNPFTQSRYATLNSVIDTCRDTLISNGIWVAQYPVSAEQGHIGLVTKLIHVKSGQWQSSLMVMPLPKNDPQGYGSALTYARRYGLATLIGLTTESDDDAEGAMPRNPNSSNTNQGKPTQTPRALGPQLAGVQYQPVQAQDGRSCIKAIGATRSKADLLKKAGFRWDQKQKIWWKYADIAA; via the coding sequence ATGAACAGCACAGATCTGTGTTCTCCAGAAATTACCGAACTAGCAAAGGCGATGATTCAAGTTCAGCAATCTTTAAATCCGGCATTAAAGGATCAGGTAAATCCATTTACTCAAAGCCGCTATGCGACATTAAATTCTGTAATTGATACTTGCAGAGATACTTTGATCAGCAATGGCATTTGGGTAGCTCAATATCCTGTATCCGCAGAACAAGGACATATTGGATTAGTTACCAAGCTGATCCATGTTAAAAGTGGACAATGGCAATCTTCACTTATGGTTATGCCACTACCGAAGAATGACCCACAGGGCTACGGTTCTGCTTTAACCTATGCACGTCGTTACGGACTTGCGACTTTAATCGGGTTAACAACAGAATCTGACGATGACGCAGAAGGAGCTATGCCTCGCAATCCCAATTCATCAAATACCAATCAGGGAAAACCAACACAGACACCGAGGGCATTGGGACCTCAGCTTGCTGGTGTGCAATATCAACCTGTTCAAGCTCAAGATGGCCGTAGTTGTATCAAAGCCATAGGAGCGACAAGATCTAAAGCGGACCTGTTAAAGAAAGCTGGATTTCGTTGGGATCAAAAACAGAAAATATGGTGGAAGTATGCCGATATTGCGGCGTAG
- a CDS encoding YafY family protein, whose translation MPKAINPDSSPGSKLIRLFIKLMLEGKKHYQSDLAMDIECSPQTIIRLIAEIEAVIGSSLEVGNVGKRKYYQLKSLSARRTLGLDFEELRYLSLCHDFAAQHLPQHISARVEKTIFSLSALMADPDFARREETQTQQVSFSPKGYIDYEKHFSSIEKLIDAAHNKLACLIEYKSSFRKDSKIYYYAPGKIVSMNSALYVQGYKLSKDFTEQLRATTFAIHRIQEVTKTDKHFKFDASIDDEGCFGMKWHEPRTFRIQFDEKAADYVRERIWCDNQKIEELEDGGIVLKVNTVSEPELMSWVRSFGDNAHIISFK comes from the coding sequence ATGCCAAAAGCAATAAATCCAGATAGTTCTCCAGGTTCAAAACTGATTCGTTTGTTTATTAAGCTTATGCTGGAAGGTAAAAAACACTACCAATCAGACCTTGCTATGGATATCGAATGTTCTCCTCAAACAATCATCAGATTGATTGCAGAGATAGAGGCTGTTATAGGGAGTAGTCTTGAAGTTGGAAATGTTGGTAAACGGAAATATTACCAACTTAAGTCTCTTTCTGCGCGAAGAACTTTAGGATTAGATTTTGAAGAACTCAGGTATCTAAGCTTATGCCATGATTTTGCAGCCCAACATTTACCTCAACACATTTCTGCTCGTGTTGAAAAAACTATATTCTCTCTTTCAGCTCTCATGGCTGATCCTGACTTTGCACGTCGTGAAGAAACTCAAACGCAGCAGGTTAGTTTTAGCCCCAAAGGGTATATTGATTATGAAAAACATTTCTCATCCATCGAAAAATTAATTGATGCCGCACATAACAAGCTTGCTTGCCTTATTGAATATAAATCCTCCTTCCGGAAGGATTCAAAAATTTATTACTACGCACCGGGTAAAATCGTTTCAATGAATAGTGCTTTGTACGTTCAGGGCTATAAGTTGTCGAAAGATTTTACTGAACAACTACGGGCAACAACTTTTGCAATTCATAGGATACAGGAAGTCACAAAAACAGATAAACATTTCAAATTTGATGCTTCAATTGATGATGAAGGATGTTTTGGAATGAAATGGCATGAGCCTAGGACCTTTCGTATCCAGTTTGATGAGAAGGCTGCAGACTACGTGCGAGAACGTATCTGGTGCGATAATCAAAAGATTGAAGAGCTAGAAGACGGTGGAATTGTTTTGAAAGTAAACACTGTTAGTGAGCCAGAACTGATGTCTTGGGTTCGGAGTTTTGGAGATAATGCCCACATTATAAGTTTTAAATAA
- a CDS encoding dynamin family protein, with product MNLNNFSDLKGVKAILSDEDIADVVKLASVLKLGQKTTEELVSLAYKQPHGVADLIPSIFSVVLAVAAADGKISSSEKKEIFDPLFSSVERHLKDECFHQISAMLERIPNVKDCVTYIGKLGKNINYEIFDAIIEMVAKSDDKFCFKEKEFLDNFRIKTNRTQAVPVVATMSSGKSTLINAMLRSDLLPSENQACTATVLKVENYDGIVTPYARSTRLAEGVSDWQPVSAQKLKEWNSQGVAEVEILGNFSKIDFKKAHMVLYDTPGPNNAMDKSHAEITNSILEQAQYGQVVVVLNAEQFGINDELNFLDRLKFVASSKSEHVRFLFVLNKFDCLDLDDESSLQFILKVRKMLNEVDLKRPVLIPTMSRLALDIRTVLDVSPTTGLTWTNRRQKKLLRDIEYLEENSAHYQEAISHTKTNQKLYLNAKQNAFVEMSGDSIELGDQLIPRNRLLEADLLTGIPILEAALSQSK from the coding sequence ATGAACTTGAACAATTTTTCCGATTTGAAGGGTGTTAAAGCGATATTAAGCGATGAGGATATTGCTGATGTAGTTAAATTAGCATCCGTGTTGAAATTGGGACAAAAAACTACTGAGGAGCTTGTCTCATTAGCTTATAAACAGCCTCATGGAGTTGCGGACTTAATACCTTCTATCTTTTCTGTCGTTCTTGCTGTGGCTGCTGCTGACGGCAAAATATCATCTAGTGAAAAAAAAGAAATATTTGATCCTCTTTTTTCTTCAGTTGAAAGACATTTAAAAGACGAATGCTTTCACCAAATATCCGCTATGCTTGAAAGAATACCCAACGTTAAGGATTGCGTTACTTATATTGGTAAGCTTGGGAAAAACATTAATTATGAAATCTTTGACGCAATAATTGAAATGGTTGCTAAAAGTGATGACAAATTTTGTTTTAAAGAAAAGGAATTTCTAGATAATTTCAGAATAAAAACAAACAGAACACAAGCTGTACCTGTAGTTGCTACAATGAGTTCAGGCAAATCAACTTTAATAAATGCAATGCTCAGATCTGATCTTTTACCTTCAGAAAATCAGGCTTGCACCGCAACAGTTCTTAAAGTCGAAAACTATGATGGAATCGTAACTCCCTACGCTCGTAGCACCCGTTTAGCTGAAGGTGTTTCTGATTGGCAACCTGTCTCGGCTCAAAAGCTTAAAGAATGGAACAGTCAAGGTGTTGCAGAAGTTGAGATTCTCGGCAATTTTTCCAAGATTGATTTTAAGAAAGCACATATGGTTTTGTATGATACCCCTGGCCCTAATAATGCTATGGATAAATCCCATGCTGAAATCACAAATTCCATCTTAGAACAAGCTCAATATGGACAGGTTGTGGTTGTTTTGAATGCTGAACAATTTGGAATTAATGATGAGTTGAACTTCCTAGATCGATTAAAATTTGTCGCATCTTCCAAAAGTGAACATGTAAGATTTCTTTTTGTCCTAAATAAATTTGATTGTCTTGATCTTGATGATGAATCGTCATTACAGTTTATTCTTAAAGTCAGGAAAATGCTAAATGAAGTAGATCTTAAACGTCCGGTTCTTATTCCTACTATGAGCAGACTTGCTTTAGATATCAGAACGGTACTCGATGTATCCCCTACTACTGGGCTAACATGGACAAATAGGCGTCAAAAGAAATTATTAAGAGATATTGAGTACCTTGAAGAGAATTCGGCACATTATCAAGAGGCAATTTCCCATACTAAAACGAATCAAAAGCTCTACCTTAATGCCAAACAAAATGCTTTTGTTGAAATGTCAGGCGATTCAATAGAATTGGGAGATCAATTGATTCCTCGTAATAGGTTGCTAGAGGCAGATTTATTAACGGGTATCCCTATACTCGAAGCTGCCTTGAGCCAGAGTAAGTGA
- a CDS encoding dynamin family protein has translation MLNVELTYNPYLVATLISVEGKELPEDHDLMCQCKNNRLQVWIDSFLANIVSESRENKIDLVTNCTPQDTLDVKDALTRFQASENGIKVQINLKANECCKSAEDKINQLTDLFQKAQSGPFEEFKSTVLKKRFEEALSPSFEVSVVATMSSGKSTVINSFIGQDLMPAKNEACTATIANIEDCDGMDVFEGCSKDSEGNTIHNWQPVTQDILTNWNDDSQTSTMHLKGDIKSIQESDCATLVLVDTPGPNNSRDDEHQKTTLRAIKRKPLSMVLYVLNATQMNITDDQSLLNTVSEAMKQGGRQAQDRFIFIANKIDAFDPEKGESVRSALKNARNYLKENGIENPLVIPASGELAKLIRMEKKGCDLTRSQRNSLNSFTELFVEEDEMNMLNHVQDRINPYSFKRLSSRLDESKTDRDKAEILSGIPIVEELLNDFLIKHALPAKIKDAVDTFGHVMEKAEGIKRINVQLSKSKEELEKVAQILKSFEKNNERVSMAKNYRKEVSAKKYEPSNELKDSYKQIQKKMFFLIEDMTERFDLDNVKPMQANRIIDGAASSCNRFNIEIEEIINESLEKDFLAGLDSLREGYEAHITKLLQKEFPSTQDAGLVEFQKKAMTMPNAKTLVEENKYTEKVVVGTRQVSDSKWYNPFSWGSKKTVHDYEHHDYVDMSPIWNEMRDSLHVAVDKNINESKKHAADQAEKGKRILLQAMDGIDRVCQENITKIQDANSDKDSKEKQIAENKSKLQWYEEFSTELKEVLSI, from the coding sequence ATGCTTAACGTTGAACTGACTTATAACCCTTATCTTGTGGCGACATTAATTTCTGTAGAAGGTAAGGAATTGCCTGAAGATCATGATCTTATGTGCCAGTGTAAGAATAATAGACTTCAAGTCTGGATTGATTCTTTTCTTGCAAATATCGTAAGCGAATCTCGTGAAAATAAAATTGACCTAGTAACAAACTGTACTCCTCAGGATACTTTGGATGTGAAAGATGCCTTAACCCGTTTTCAAGCTTCTGAAAATGGAATCAAAGTACAAATAAACTTAAAAGCAAATGAATGTTGTAAGTCTGCTGAAGACAAAATAAATCAGTTAACGGATCTTTTCCAAAAGGCTCAAAGTGGTCCATTTGAAGAGTTTAAGAGTACGGTATTAAAAAAACGTTTTGAGGAAGCTCTTTCTCCATCCTTTGAAGTGAGCGTTGTCGCTACCATGTCTTCGGGAAAATCCACAGTCATTAATTCTTTTATTGGGCAGGACTTAATGCCTGCTAAAAATGAAGCGTGTACAGCGACAATTGCAAATATTGAAGACTGCGATGGAATGGATGTTTTTGAAGGGTGCAGCAAAGATTCTGAAGGAAATACTATCCATAATTGGCAGCCTGTCACTCAAGATATATTGACCAATTGGAATGACGACTCGCAAACATCTACGATGCACTTGAAAGGAGATATTAAATCTATTCAGGAGTCAGATTGTGCGACCCTTGTTTTGGTAGACACTCCCGGTCCTAACAACTCCAGAGATGACGAACACCAAAAAACGACATTACGAGCTATTAAGCGTAAACCACTTTCAATGGTCCTGTATGTTCTCAATGCTACTCAGATGAATATTACGGATGACCAATCACTCCTTAATACGGTCTCAGAGGCTATGAAGCAAGGAGGGCGTCAAGCTCAAGATAGGTTCATATTTATTGCTAATAAAATTGACGCATTTGATCCTGAAAAGGGAGAAAGTGTTCGTTCTGCGTTAAAAAATGCAAGGAATTATCTTAAAGAGAATGGAATTGAAAATCCTTTAGTGATTCCAGCGTCTGGGGAATTGGCAAAGTTGATTAGAATGGAAAAGAAGGGGTGTGATCTTACTCGTTCGCAACGCAATAGTTTGAATAGTTTTACCGAACTTTTTGTAGAAGAGGATGAAATGAATATGCTTAATCATGTTCAGGACAGGATTAATCCTTATAGTTTTAAGCGGTTAAGCTCTCGTTTAGATGAATCTAAAACAGATCGAGATAAAGCTGAAATTTTAAGTGGTATACCTATTGTGGAGGAATTACTTAATGATTTTTTAATCAAGCATGCTCTTCCTGCAAAAATTAAAGACGCAGTAGATACTTTCGGACATGTCATGGAAAAGGCTGAAGGAATTAAAAGAATAAACGTTCAGTTGAGCAAGAGCAAAGAAGAGCTTGAAAAGGTAGCCCAAATATTAAAATCTTTTGAGAAAAATAACGAAAGAGTTTCTATGGCTAAGAATTATCGTAAAGAAGTTTCCGCGAAAAAATATGAACCCTCTAATGAATTGAAAGACAGTTATAAGCAAATTCAAAAGAAGATGTTTTTTTTAATTGAGGATATGACTGAAAGGTTTGATTTGGATAACGTTAAACCCATGCAAGCAAATAGGATTATTGACGGAGCAGCAAGCAGTTGTAATCGCTTTAATATTGAAATTGAGGAAATAATAAATGAAAGCCTTGAAAAGGATTTTTTAGCCGGACTGGATTCCTTGAGAGAGGGCTATGAGGCTCACATTACAAAACTTCTTCAAAAAGAATTTCCTTCAACTCAAGATGCAGGGCTTGTAGAATTTCAGAAAAAGGCAATGACGATGCCAAATGCGAAAACACTCGTTGAAGAGAATAAATATACAGAAAAGGTAGTAGTAGGAACTCGACAGGTATCTGACTCTAAATGGTACAACCCTTTTTCATGGGGAAGCAAAAAGACTGTACACGATTACGAGCATCATGATTATGTGGATATGAGTCCAATTTGGAATGAAATGAGAGATTCCCTGCATGTAGCTGTTGATAAGAACATTAACGAATCTAAAAAGCATGCGGCTGATCAGGCAGAAAAAGGCAAAAGGATCCTTTTACAGGCTATGGATGGTATTGATAGGGTCTGCCAAGAAAATATAACTAAAATACAAGATGCAAATTCAGACAAAGATAGCAAAGAAAAACAGATTGCGGAAAATAAGAGTAAACTTCAATGGTATGAAGAATTTTCTACTGAATTGAAAGAAGTGCTATCCATTTAA
- a CDS encoding ATP-binding protein: MDSKANSFLSSNSMEDGFCELDEVVFKHYLEKLNLFPVIKNPHLLENVARKTRLNQVSKIVYDREENNLGKLSNVFSSMASHNSSVFVLLCSDSIETKFYIGTQSLGNNDGHLAIEVFERSLQASFPGIETKDLFADDVRTISNNISSSENRYITSVSGIPSLKDSSSDNFVQGLEKIVEGMQGKKYTALLLATPVLLQELEMIERSYQEIYSSLSFMESQQLTLSENESATLGKTLGTSLSNSLSNTMSKSASGTFGTSKTNTTGTNHSSTKGKSSTYTQGVSVLVASSSYSSTSSKSETYGSSQSHSQGESESKTLGSTNSKGSTDTSTTSETNSISATTQIGSSHQYTFKNRRITDILELIDEQLIRIRECKNHGMWNFGTYFIDSVKSSTQMGANLLSGILCGEKTGVERKAILSWDADELGSSSFASVCESLSYFTHPVFDVSSKYPFGTATPTSLVSASELAVGLSLPQKSLPGIPVFESVDFGRTVSSFSEKSSKLIDLGVIQHLGKNYPSLKVELDVNSLSSHLFVTGSTGAGKSNAVYSIVYKLWKTHNIPFLIIEPAKGEYKDVFGGYKRVSTFGTNCTFTPLLRMNPFSFPKEIHVTEHIDRLIEILNAAWPMYAAMPAILKSSIEQAYERIGWNLFISENAYGQVFPDFADLLEVLPSVIEKSSYSTEVKGNYIGALVARIESLTNGYYRSIFQKDELENSVLFDAPCIVDLSRVGSSETKSLLMGILFMKLQEYRMSSTVGCNTALKHVTVIEEAHNLIRRTSLDQSGEGANLQGKAVEMITNAIAEMRTHGEGFIIADQSPGLLDQAVIRNTNTKMILRLPDWEDRNLVGKSANLKENHIDELARLRTGCAAVYQNNWQEAVLCQIDEFDMIEKAKSLNYSCTEMRPSDSRVKYRTELINILIMAKTDPSGVKVIANKLSLNLNKIKQYYPEVLTVIDKKKNNPEWLLSQIEEVLGFEQAVRLISSSSDLHKWSDRFYDWTTCLLKNIFANFDITMLDNKMQNEIILSTFEIATREHSEGSGLWLGEMGKVDMWRDEIC, from the coding sequence ATGGACAGCAAAGCTAACTCCTTTTTATCTTCCAATAGTATGGAAGATGGCTTTTGTGAATTGGATGAAGTCGTTTTTAAACACTATTTAGAAAAGCTTAATCTTTTCCCGGTTATAAAGAATCCACATCTTCTAGAAAATGTGGCTCGCAAAACTCGTTTGAATCAAGTCTCAAAAATTGTTTATGACCGTGAAGAGAATAATCTTGGAAAGTTAAGTAATGTTTTTTCCTCAATGGCGTCTCACAATAGCTCGGTTTTTGTGCTTCTTTGCAGTGATAGCATTGAAACTAAATTCTATATTGGAACACAAAGCCTTGGTAACAATGATGGACATCTTGCCATTGAAGTCTTTGAACGATCACTTCAAGCGAGTTTTCCTGGAATTGAAACAAAAGATTTATTTGCAGATGATGTTCGTACTATCAGCAACAATATTTCTTCTTCGGAAAACAGATACATTACTAGTGTTTCGGGTATACCTTCATTAAAAGATTCGAGCTCGGACAATTTTGTGCAAGGACTTGAGAAGATTGTGGAAGGAATGCAAGGTAAGAAATATACAGCCCTTCTGTTGGCCACTCCTGTGCTTCTTCAAGAGTTGGAGATGATTGAAAGGTCTTATCAGGAGATATATTCTTCTTTGTCATTTATGGAATCGCAACAGTTAACTTTGTCTGAAAATGAAAGTGCTACGCTAGGAAAAACATTAGGAACCAGCTTAAGTAACTCTCTCTCTAATACTATGTCTAAGTCTGCTAGTGGAACTTTCGGAACAAGTAAAACTAATACAACAGGAACAAATCACAGCTCAACAAAAGGCAAAAGTAGCACTTATACACAGGGGGTAAGTGTTCTTGTTGCTTCATCTAGTTATTCTTCAACTTCATCTAAAAGTGAGACATATGGAAGTTCTCAAAGTCATAGCCAAGGAGAATCAGAGAGTAAAACCCTTGGAAGTACCAACTCAAAAGGCTCAACAGATACGAGCACAACAAGTGAAACAAATTCTATTAGTGCCACGACTCAAATAGGTTCTTCACATCAATATACCTTCAAGAACCGCAGAATTACAGACATTCTTGAACTTATTGATGAACAATTAATTCGTATACGTGAATGTAAAAACCATGGGATGTGGAATTTTGGAACGTATTTCATAGACTCTGTAAAAAGCTCCACTCAAATGGGCGCAAACCTTCTCTCCGGAATTCTTTGCGGTGAAAAAACAGGAGTTGAGCGGAAAGCAATATTAAGTTGGGATGCAGATGAATTAGGTAGTAGCAGTTTCGCCAGTGTCTGCGAAAGTTTGTCGTATTTTACCCACCCTGTTTTTGATGTTTCTTCAAAATATCCTTTTGGTACTGCAACTCCGACATCACTAGTTAGCGCATCTGAATTGGCAGTGGGTTTAAGTTTACCGCAAAAATCTCTTCCAGGTATACCCGTATTTGAGTCTGTCGATTTTGGTCGTACGGTTTCAAGTTTCAGTGAAAAAAGCAGCAAGTTAATCGATCTAGGGGTAATCCAACATCTAGGAAAAAATTATCCCAGCCTGAAAGTTGAATTGGATGTGAATTCACTTAGTTCACATTTATTCGTAACCGGAAGCACGGGGGCAGGGAAATCAAATGCTGTTTATTCAATAGTTTATAAACTTTGGAAAACGCACAATATTCCATTTTTGATTATTGAGCCTGCAAAAGGAGAATACAAGGATGTTTTTGGTGGTTATAAAAGAGTGAGCACCTTTGGAACCAATTGTACCTTTACACCATTACTCCGAATGAATCCTTTTTCGTTTCCTAAAGAAATTCATGTCACAGAGCACATTGACCGTCTTATTGAGATTTTGAATGCCGCTTGGCCTATGTATGCAGCCATGCCTGCAATATTAAAATCTTCAATAGAGCAAGCGTATGAAAGGATTGGCTGGAACCTTTTTATTTCCGAGAACGCTTATGGTCAGGTTTTTCCCGATTTTGCCGATTTACTTGAAGTTCTACCAAGTGTGATCGAAAAATCTTCTTATTCTACCGAAGTTAAGGGCAATTATATAGGAGCCTTGGTTGCTCGTATAGAATCTTTAACTAATGGCTATTATCGTTCAATCTTTCAAAAAGATGAACTTGAAAACTCGGTATTGTTTGATGCTCCCTGTATAGTTGATTTGTCCCGTGTAGGATCGTCTGAAACTAAATCCTTGCTGATGGGTATTCTATTTATGAAACTTCAAGAATACCGGATGTCTTCTACAGTGGGGTGCAATACGGCTCTCAAGCATGTTACTGTTATAGAAGAAGCTCACAACCTTATTAGGAGGACTTCCCTTGACCAAAGTGGTGAAGGTGCCAATTTGCAAGGAAAAGCTGTTGAGATGATAACTAATGCAATTGCTGAAATGCGCACCCATGGAGAGGGTTTTATTATAGCGGATCAATCTCCAGGACTTCTTGATCAAGCTGTTATTCGTAACACTAATACCAAAATGATTTTAAGGCTACCAGACTGGGAAGATCGTAACTTAGTAGGTAAATCTGCCAATCTAAAAGAGAATCATATTGATGAACTCGCTCGTTTGCGCACAGGGTGTGCTGCTGTCTATCAAAATAATTGGCAGGAAGCGGTGCTATGTCAAATTGATGAATTTGATATGATTGAAAAAGCTAAATCTCTCAATTATAGTTGTACTGAAATGAGACCTTCTGATTCTAGAGTAAAATATAGAACTGAATTAATTAATATTTTGATAATGGCAAAAACAGATCCAAGTGGGGTTAAGGTAATTGCAAATAAGCTCAGTTTAAATTTAAACAAAATTAAACAATATTATCCTGAAGTGCTCACGGTCATTGATAAGAAAAAAAACAATCCAGAGTGGCTGCTTTCTCAAATTGAGGAAGTTTTAGGATTTGAGCAAGCTGTTAGATTAATTTCGTCCAGCAGTGATCTTCACAAGTGGTCAGACAGATTTTATGATTGGACCACTTGCTTGCTGAAAAACATTTTTGCAAATTTTGATATAACAATGCTTGATAATAAAATGCAAAATGAAATTATTTTATCTACTTTTGAGATCGCAACGAGGGAACACTCTGAGGGTTCAGGTTTGTGGTTAGGAGAGATGGGTAAAGTGGATATGTGGAGAGACGAAATATGCTAA
- a CDS encoding HNH endonuclease translates to MLKEIATGASEVAQKTDKGIPNFKEGKELNSPKVEISRSKSEEIPNFNSTEGVKNRWPQTGGVWEGEPGNSKWIPDKDKIPQNERTNPEGKTWGEIFINSDTDGVEFKDGYPDFSEYAEETVEIDDFSERRDDNFSQADKKTAEKWNSDGKEGGPWTGEKVREYRKENKLTWHEHEDTKTMQLVKTEVHGNIPHVGGIANKKNSAA, encoded by the coding sequence ATGCTAAAAGAGATTGCTACGGGAGCATCAGAAGTCGCTCAAAAAACTGACAAAGGAATTCCAAACTTTAAGGAAGGTAAAGAATTAAATTCGCCTAAAGTTGAGATTTCTCGATCAAAATCAGAAGAAATACCAAACTTTAACTCTACAGAAGGAGTTAAAAACAGGTGGCCTCAGACTGGTGGAGTATGGGAAGGCGAGCCAGGAAATTCTAAGTGGATTCCTGATAAAGATAAAATTCCTCAAAACGAAAGAACTAATCCTGAAGGAAAAACGTGGGGAGAAATTTTTATAAACTCTGACACAGATGGTGTTGAATTCAAGGATGGCTATCCAGACTTCTCTGAATATGCTGAAGAGACAGTCGAAATTGATGACTTTTCTGAACGTAGAGATGATAATTTTTCACAAGCAGATAAAAAAACAGCAGAAAAATGGAATAGTGACGGTAAAGAGGGCGGGCCTTGGACCGGAGAAAAAGTCCGTGAATATCGTAAAGAAAACAAGCTCACTTGGCATGAGCATGAAGACACGAAAACCATGCAATTGGTAAAGACTGAAGTTCATGGGAATATCCCTCATGTCGGTGGGATCGCAAATAAAAAGAATTCAGCGGCTTAA